A section of the Malania oleifera isolate guangnan ecotype guangnan chromosome 2, ASM2987363v1, whole genome shotgun sequence genome encodes:
- the LOC131149684 gene encoding protein trichome birefringence-like 28 isoform X1, producing METSSTINERWKLCAIASFMGCLITLAGLKQMQSHDGITLSSFQNLTIFSASSDDQPTPQLKLTENGRPTTQITEEENVTISAEFASKSLNFSENGKPRSQGEEENFSETGETRSQKDEKKQCNIFDGKWVHDPEANPLYHGFQCPFLSDQVSCQRNGRPDSDYEKWGWVARECEIPRFNGTDMLERLRGKRVVLVGDSLNRNQWESLACLLYSAIPPSRAFVDLQSGDYKVFKAKDYDCSVEFHWSPFLVQLDDSQAHGNRALRLDKLPASARRWRGASVMVFNSGHWWTHTGKLKAWDFFELRGAVAEMEMESAFETAMNTWSNWINHNVDPNKTTVFFRSFSPEHKGKDWCFRETQPITDESRVPSVPGSVITKIVERAIEATRTRVRYLNVTRLSKYRRDAHPKVYTTKQGKLLIKQQQMQPESYADCSHWCLPGLPDTWNSLLYASLVLEDEQNQSSSSSPLLYFEERNLSRNR from the exons ATGGAGACCAGCTCCACCATCAACGAGAGATGGAAGCTCTGTGCAATTGCAAGTTTCATGGGCTGTCTCATTACGCTGGCGGGTCTTAAGCAGATGCAGAGCCATGACGGCATAACCCTCTCCTCTTTCCAGAACTTAACCATATTCTCTGCTTCCTCAGACGACCAGCCTACCCCGCAATTAAAGCTCACCGAAAATGGCAGACCCACAACCCAAATCACAGAGGAGGAGAACGTAACCATCTCCGCAGAGTTCGCATCCAAATCATTGAACTTTTCGGAAAATGGCAAACCCAGAAGCCAGGGAGAAGAGGAAAACTTTTCTGAAACTGGCGAAACCAGAAGCCAGAAAGATGAGAAGAAGCAATGTAACATCTTCGATGGGAAATGGGTGCATGACCCAGAGGCCAATCCTCTGTACCATGGCTTCCAGTGTCCATTTCTCAGTGATCAAGTGAGCTGCCAGAGGAATGGGCGCCCTGACTCTGACTATGAGAAATGGGGTTGGGTAGCCAGAGAGTGTGAAATTCCAAG GTTTAATGGCACGGACATGTTGGAGAGACTGAGAGGGAAGAGGGTGGTACTGGTTGGGGACTCCCTCAACAGAAACCAGTGGGAGTCTCTGGCTTGCCTCCTTTATTCTGCCATTCCTCCCTCTCGAGCTTTCGTCGATCTGCAAAGTGGCGATTACAAGGTCTTCAAAGCTAAG gaCTATGACTGTTCTGTGGAGTTCCATTGGAGCCCGTTTCTGGTGCAGTTAGACGATTCCCAAGCACATGGGAACAGAGCTCTGAGGCTCGACAAGCTTCCAGCCTCCGCCCGTCGGTGGCGAGGTGCCTCCGTTATGGTGTTCAACAGCGGCCACTGGTGGACGCACACCGGCAAGCTCAAAGC GTGGGACTTTTTTGAGCTCAGGGGAGCGGTGGCAGAGATGGAGATGGAATCGGCTTTCGAGACGGCCATGAACACCTGGTCCAATTGGATTAATCACAATGTGGATCCCAACAAAACCACTGTGTTCTTCAGGAGCTTCTCGCCGGAGCACAAGGGGAAGGATTGGTGTTTCAGAGAGACCCAACCCATCACCGACGAGTCCCGGGTGCCGTCGGTTCCGGGGTCGGTGATCACGAAAATCGTGGAGAGGGCGATTGAGGCGACGAGGACGCGGGTGAGGTACTTGAACGTGACGAGGCTGTCTAAATATCGGCGAGACGCGCACCCGAAGGTGTACACGACGAAACAGGGGAAGCTGTTGATAAAGCAGCAGCAAATGCAACCGGAGTCGTATGCGGATTGCAGCCACTGGTGTCTCCCCGGATTGCCGGATACCTGGAACTCCCTACTCTATGCGTCCTTGGTTTTGGAAGATGAACAAAATCAGAGTTCCAGTTCTTCCCCTCTATTGTACTTTGAAGAGAGAAATCTTTCCAGGAACAGATGA
- the LOC131149684 gene encoding protein trichome birefringence-like 28 isoform X2, producing METSSTINERWKLCAIASFMGCLITLAGLKQMQSHDGITLSSFQNLTIFSASSDDQPTPQLKLTENGRPTTQITEEENVTISAEFASKSLNFSENGKPRSQGEEENFSETGETRSQKDEKKQCNIFDGKWVHDPEANPLYHGFQCPFLSDQVSCQRNGRPDSDYEKWGWVARECEIPRFNGTDMLERLRGKRVVLVGDSLNRNQWESLACLLYSAIPPSRAFVDLQSGDYKVFKAKFHWSPFLVQLDDSQAHGNRALRLDKLPASARRWRGASVMVFNSGHWWTHTGKLKAWDFFELRGAVAEMEMESAFETAMNTWSNWINHNVDPNKTTVFFRSFSPEHKGKDWCFRETQPITDESRVPSVPGSVITKIVERAIEATRTRVRYLNVTRLSKYRRDAHPKVYTTKQGKLLIKQQQMQPESYADCSHWCLPGLPDTWNSLLYASLVLEDEQNQSSSSSPLLYFEERNLSRNR from the exons ATGGAGACCAGCTCCACCATCAACGAGAGATGGAAGCTCTGTGCAATTGCAAGTTTCATGGGCTGTCTCATTACGCTGGCGGGTCTTAAGCAGATGCAGAGCCATGACGGCATAACCCTCTCCTCTTTCCAGAACTTAACCATATTCTCTGCTTCCTCAGACGACCAGCCTACCCCGCAATTAAAGCTCACCGAAAATGGCAGACCCACAACCCAAATCACAGAGGAGGAGAACGTAACCATCTCCGCAGAGTTCGCATCCAAATCATTGAACTTTTCGGAAAATGGCAAACCCAGAAGCCAGGGAGAAGAGGAAAACTTTTCTGAAACTGGCGAAACCAGAAGCCAGAAAGATGAGAAGAAGCAATGTAACATCTTCGATGGGAAATGGGTGCATGACCCAGAGGCCAATCCTCTGTACCATGGCTTCCAGTGTCCATTTCTCAGTGATCAAGTGAGCTGCCAGAGGAATGGGCGCCCTGACTCTGACTATGAGAAATGGGGTTGGGTAGCCAGAGAGTGTGAAATTCCAAG GTTTAATGGCACGGACATGTTGGAGAGACTGAGAGGGAAGAGGGTGGTACTGGTTGGGGACTCCCTCAACAGAAACCAGTGGGAGTCTCTGGCTTGCCTCCTTTATTCTGCCATTCCTCCCTCTCGAGCTTTCGTCGATCTGCAAAGTGGCGATTACAAGGTCTTCAAAGCTAAG TTCCATTGGAGCCCGTTTCTGGTGCAGTTAGACGATTCCCAAGCACATGGGAACAGAGCTCTGAGGCTCGACAAGCTTCCAGCCTCCGCCCGTCGGTGGCGAGGTGCCTCCGTTATGGTGTTCAACAGCGGCCACTGGTGGACGCACACCGGCAAGCTCAAAGC GTGGGACTTTTTTGAGCTCAGGGGAGCGGTGGCAGAGATGGAGATGGAATCGGCTTTCGAGACGGCCATGAACACCTGGTCCAATTGGATTAATCACAATGTGGATCCCAACAAAACCACTGTGTTCTTCAGGAGCTTCTCGCCGGAGCACAAGGGGAAGGATTGGTGTTTCAGAGAGACCCAACCCATCACCGACGAGTCCCGGGTGCCGTCGGTTCCGGGGTCGGTGATCACGAAAATCGTGGAGAGGGCGATTGAGGCGACGAGGACGCGGGTGAGGTACTTGAACGTGACGAGGCTGTCTAAATATCGGCGAGACGCGCACCCGAAGGTGTACACGACGAAACAGGGGAAGCTGTTGATAAAGCAGCAGCAAATGCAACCGGAGTCGTATGCGGATTGCAGCCACTGGTGTCTCCCCGGATTGCCGGATACCTGGAACTCCCTACTCTATGCGTCCTTGGTTTTGGAAGATGAACAAAATCAGAGTTCCAGTTCTTCCCCTCTATTGTACTTTGAAGAGAGAAATCTTTCCAGGAACAGATGA
- the LOC131149684 gene encoding protein trichome birefringence-like 42 isoform X3, which translates to METSSTINERWKLCAIASFMGCLITLAGLKQMQSHDGITLSSFQNLTIFSASSDDQPTPQLKLTENGRPTTQITEEENVTISAEFASKSLNFSENGKPRSQGEEENFSETGETRSQKDEKKQCNIFDGKWVHDPEANPLYHGFQCPFLSDQVSCQRNGRPDSDYEKWGWVARECEIPRFNGTDMLERLRGKRVVLVGDSLNRNQWESLACLLYSAIPPSRAFVDLQSGDYKVFKAKLDDSQAHGNRALRLDKLPASARRWRGASVMVFNSGHWWTHTGKLKAWDFFELRGAVAEMEMESAFETAMNTWSNWINHNVDPNKTTVFFRSFSPEHKGKDWCFRETQPITDESRVPSVPGSVITKIVERAIEATRTRVRYLNVTRLSKYRRDAHPKVYTTKQGKLLIKQQQMQPESYADCSHWCLPGLPDTWNSLLYASLVLEDEQNQSSSSSPLLYFEERNLSRNR; encoded by the exons ATGGAGACCAGCTCCACCATCAACGAGAGATGGAAGCTCTGTGCAATTGCAAGTTTCATGGGCTGTCTCATTACGCTGGCGGGTCTTAAGCAGATGCAGAGCCATGACGGCATAACCCTCTCCTCTTTCCAGAACTTAACCATATTCTCTGCTTCCTCAGACGACCAGCCTACCCCGCAATTAAAGCTCACCGAAAATGGCAGACCCACAACCCAAATCACAGAGGAGGAGAACGTAACCATCTCCGCAGAGTTCGCATCCAAATCATTGAACTTTTCGGAAAATGGCAAACCCAGAAGCCAGGGAGAAGAGGAAAACTTTTCTGAAACTGGCGAAACCAGAAGCCAGAAAGATGAGAAGAAGCAATGTAACATCTTCGATGGGAAATGGGTGCATGACCCAGAGGCCAATCCTCTGTACCATGGCTTCCAGTGTCCATTTCTCAGTGATCAAGTGAGCTGCCAGAGGAATGGGCGCCCTGACTCTGACTATGAGAAATGGGGTTGGGTAGCCAGAGAGTGTGAAATTCCAAG GTTTAATGGCACGGACATGTTGGAGAGACTGAGAGGGAAGAGGGTGGTACTGGTTGGGGACTCCCTCAACAGAAACCAGTGGGAGTCTCTGGCTTGCCTCCTTTATTCTGCCATTCCTCCCTCTCGAGCTTTCGTCGATCTGCAAAGTGGCGATTACAAGGTCTTCAAAGCTAAG TTAGACGATTCCCAAGCACATGGGAACAGAGCTCTGAGGCTCGACAAGCTTCCAGCCTCCGCCCGTCGGTGGCGAGGTGCCTCCGTTATGGTGTTCAACAGCGGCCACTGGTGGACGCACACCGGCAAGCTCAAAGC GTGGGACTTTTTTGAGCTCAGGGGAGCGGTGGCAGAGATGGAGATGGAATCGGCTTTCGAGACGGCCATGAACACCTGGTCCAATTGGATTAATCACAATGTGGATCCCAACAAAACCACTGTGTTCTTCAGGAGCTTCTCGCCGGAGCACAAGGGGAAGGATTGGTGTTTCAGAGAGACCCAACCCATCACCGACGAGTCCCGGGTGCCGTCGGTTCCGGGGTCGGTGATCACGAAAATCGTGGAGAGGGCGATTGAGGCGACGAGGACGCGGGTGAGGTACTTGAACGTGACGAGGCTGTCTAAATATCGGCGAGACGCGCACCCGAAGGTGTACACGACGAAACAGGGGAAGCTGTTGATAAAGCAGCAGCAAATGCAACCGGAGTCGTATGCGGATTGCAGCCACTGGTGTCTCCCCGGATTGCCGGATACCTGGAACTCCCTACTCTATGCGTCCTTGGTTTTGGAAGATGAACAAAATCAGAGTTCCAGTTCTTCCCCTCTATTGTACTTTGAAGAGAGAAATCTTTCCAGGAACAGATGA